The Brassica napus cultivar Da-Ae chromosome C1, Da-Ae, whole genome shotgun sequence DNA segment CAGAGGGATCCTGCAgatcaaaaattaatataagtAACTAAATGTTCTAGGAACATACAAAAAGAAGAACACCGagaaatataaaactcacataatTCTTCAAACTAGTTTCCATGTTGACCAGAGGAACCTCCAGGGAACCAAATAGAAACTCCGTGCTATCTTTATCAGTGTCAACAGTACCATCGCCGCCGAGGACGCTCAAAAACAGTGTTGCTCTATCACGGaccttaaaataaaaagaggtCGTAACTCATGGTCAACGAAGGAATCGCCAAAAAAACTTGCATGTATCTCCTCAGATAATGTTTACAAAGGCAAACACATTTATGCATGTACAAAGATGCAACCGACTCAAGGGTACACAAACAGCATACAGAAACAGAAATGCACAGATATATTACTGAACCAACGACTAGAAAGTAGCTTTTCTAGACTAGAGAACGCACCTCATCATCACTGTCATAGATGCAGCGCTTCAACAGAATGGTAATACGGGGCTGCCAAGAATCCAATGATTAGCCTCTTTATCATCAGTCAAGGAagataaaaagaagagaaaaagacgCTAATAAGATAACTATACACACCTTCAAGGATTCAACCATAAATCCAAACTTTGCAAGTGTTGAAACAGCAGCAGCTCGGACAGTGGCATTTTCCAGATGCACACGATTATAAATATATCGTATATACTTGCTTGGATCGGAGGTGTTAGGCCCCTCGATTCCCAGAAAATGAAGGATCTGTGCGACAAAAGACATTTAAATACCATGTACGAATTTTTCAATAGCAACCAGATGGATTATGGAGAAAATAATTTACCTGCGTTGAAAGATAAGTGAATTCACAATCTTCAATGAACTCACAAAGATGAAGCAATCCACTTTCCTTCGCATCAGGGATATCTCTGATAATGGTCACAATAGAATCTACTATTGCTCTTTTATACTCAAATCCACCTTCTTCCCTAAGAATGTTGCTCAAGAAGGTCATCCTACAAATGAAAAGGTGAAACAGATTAATCATCAGCCACGAAGCTATAAAAACACCGTATTATTTGTAAGTCATCTCGAACGAATAGCAATGCTAGAGACCAAAAGTACAAATACAAGAGCCTAAAACTTCACTTACAAGGATCTGTACTTCAGTGGAAACTTCACACACAACGATCTTATTGCTTCCACGACCACGATTTTGAACTCGTCAGCGATATCTGACATAAAATTAGTTATCTGCTTCATCAAGCGTTCTACACTTGATTCGTTCCCTGTTTTCAGAAGAGTAGTGATTGCGAGTGTAGCAATGCTTCTGTTCTGATCAGAAATTAAACTCTCCATATCAATGTTGCAGTTGGTGACAGCCATTGGATGAGTCATTGCAACCTGTGGTTCAAGCTTGCGTTTAGGGTATGATGAAACATATTTTCATCTTTGATGGTAAAGGAAATGATGAAGCTATACAGAAGACTATAAAATCCTTTGGGTGTTCATAAATATACAAAGAAAGAccttttaatgaaatttttgatATAAGAAAGCATTGCAAACCTTGTTCAGAGTTCGGACAGCAGCAAATCTCAGCACTGGTCTAGGTGAACTCAAAAAGAGTTGGAGAACAGTGATTGCTGGAGTCAACTCTCGGCTTGTCACACCATCAAGCTCAGTGATCGCCCTGGCAGCTTCAAGGATGACCATTTCTGCCTTATGGCGCAGGCAGCTCTCCAGAAATTCATAGAACGGACGTTCTCCAGACTGGCCGTGGTTAGACATGTCACGAATAACctgaataattataaaataggGCTAAATCACACAGATACTGTTCCCAATATCGAAATCAAACGGCATAGAGGACTAACCTGACTGGTGTAACGTATCAAAAGACACTGAGCCAAGGGAGAACGGACAGATCCCCTGGTCAAGCTACCAACCAACTTGCTAACAGCCAAGCGATCATTTTGGCGTATCTGTATATGATGATAGATTGTTAGCAGCTATAAGATAATTTCTCACTACCTTTATAACTAAAGAAGGATGGCATATCGTGTTGGGAGCCTgtttaaatcaatgaaaacttATTGTTTATGTTTCTAGCCAATACTCATATTAATACCTATCTATTTTCAAGGTTCTTCTTCTCAGTAAACATAAACCAATTAACTTAGGTAGCACCAATGCAACAGATTTACCTGATGGAGCAAAGCGAGAGCATGAAACTGAACAAGAGCTGATCTGGATTGAATACCCTCCTGAACTTCATTGCTCCATCTCTTAACAATTTCTGGGTTTGTCTGAAAACAACATTATAAGAATATAAGCATAACTCAGCAGCTAAGAAACAACCTAAATGTTTTGGTGTGTAAAAAGATACCTTTAGCAAGTGAAGCCCACTGACTAAAGCTGCACTTGAAACAACAGGGTTCTTATCCACAATGGCTTGTTTCAAGTACCGCTCAATCTGAGTGAGAAGGGTTCCGTCTATAATCCGGCAGAGGACACGGATAGCATTTGCCCGATACATATCAATCTTACTGTTCATGTCCTTCATGAGAGAGCTTGTCACAATAATAACCTATGGGAGAAAGACAAAACAACTTATCAGAAAAATATACCCTGCAAAACGTACCATGATTATTCATATTCGAATTGAGTAAAGATGTCAAACCTCATCCGACGAAGGAGATAACTCCTTGATGATCAAGTAAACCATTCTCCTCAACCCTGTGTCTTTGGACTGAAAAAGCTTAGTAACTGAAAAGAAAACTTCCGTTGCTTCAACCTgcatatgaaacaaaataaacttcACATGTGCTATGATATTAAACAAACTAAAGAATGCTCTATAAGCATGAAGGTGAATctgcataacaaaaaaaaaattgaaagctgACCTTGGTGAATGATTCGCCTTGGTTAAGCAAATAAAGAAGCTTGGTGATGACCTGGGAGCATCGTCTGGGATCAACCTGAGCGTCATTAAACACTCTAGCTTCTTGAAGAACAGCTCCCTTCTCAATTCCCATGAATGGTGAATACTCCACTGATccccaaaccaaaacaaaaattagcAAATAAGCAAACAATTCACAACGGATCAAAATGTGGTAGCAAAACCAGACTGATCAGTACTAATCAACAACGTGAAATCGCAGATCTACACAAACCAAATCAGCTAATATCTAGAATCCGCACAGATCTAGAAGCTTAACATCTGATCTAACGCCTTTGCACCAAAACCAGAGAATCCTAAATTCATgagaacagaaaaaaaaaaaagcggaGAGCGTACACTCATCGTCGTGATCGTCGTCTTTCTTCACGTAGGGTTGCGCCATTGCTGATCTACCTTCGAAATGACTCCGTCACTCAGATCTCGCTTTTGAAGAGTCGGAGTCCAGAAACTGGTGAGATCGAAAGAGAAGCGGTAGAGGAGCTCCGATCTGCTGCGGTAGGCCTCAGATTTATATGCTAAGCTCTTAAAAATACTATGATCTTGCGAGAGACTGCCACGTCATATTTGTGAGGTCTTGCCAGAGTTTATAGGAGTGATGATGCAATTAATCAATTGATTATTTTCTTGCCAACTGATTTAAAAGTGTTTTTTACTGTTTTTTCTTTGATCTAATGGTTTAATTTTCGGACAATTTTTTCAGATacttatttttatgtttttatcacAAAAGTAGTCTAATGGTATTTTTTTTcgttgaaaactatttttgcgacaaaaacttaaaaaaaaaaaaccatcttgggaatttttcttaatttttctccaaacaaaaaaatcttaagaGATGGGAGTTATTTGATACCAACAataaacatttaataaaatcatgATTAAGCATATCAATTACAAAACCATAACTTATATATGGCTTACTAAGAGAAAACACACTATAGTCTCTCTGGTAAAATAAACACCTAAAAACATGATAAATTGAGGCAGAATGAAACAACACAAAGGAACAAAATGCCTTAAGCAAAAGATAAAAGGCATAGACAGAGAGATGAAAGtgagtatatatataactaagagtgtgtgtgtgtgtgtgtttctcTAAAGCTGAGAATTGCGTCTCATTGAAGAACCTCTATGCATCTCTTCACTACTCGAAGCAGACGGATGTAACCCATACTCACTTGTCGCACCGTACTCACTGCTCTGATACTCTTTTGTCTCTAACGCTAActtccttatttttttcatgTCTGCACTGTACGAGCTTGCGTCATACTCTGAGGTCATGCCTCCGGGGCTCAAATACGAGTTTTGTCCCGGTCTTCCTCCTTCGTTTAGATCCTCCATTGACATGTCTCCTTCTAATGCTCGTACAATCTTTCATTTGTATACATAAGTAATGTCATCAAGATTGTGATTGATTTGATAACAAAATAACTAACAAGTGTTTTCTTTGAACCTGGCTCATCTTAGGCCGTCTTCTTGCTGAGTGGCTGATGGCTGCAGCTGCACAAGAAGCCATTTGAGCCATCTCTTGTTGATTGTAGCTCGTCTCTAGACGTGGATCTGCTAACTGGCTGTAATCTCCATCTTGAGCTGCTTTCATACACAAAGGCCTTGCCTACAAAACAAATGGTCACATTATTAGTCTTAATTTTAGTGTTTTGAATATTAAACAAGTAATTACCAAAGAGAGGATCGACTTACCCAATCTACCAAACTATCTTCCATTTCTCCAGTTAGATCCACTGGAGGTCGTCCTGTTATGAGCTCAAGAAGCATTACTCCAAATGAGAAAACATCAGATTTGTCCGATAACTTGCCGCTT contains these protein-coding regions:
- the LOC111202038 gene encoding coatomer subunit gamma, producing MAQPYVKKDDDHDDELEYSPFMGIEKGAVLQEARVFNDAQVDPRRCSQVITKLLYLLNQGESFTKVEATEVFFSVTKLFQSKDTGLRRMVYLIIKELSPSSDEVIIVTSSLMKDMNSKIDMYRANAIRVLCRIIDGTLLTQIERYLKQAIVDKNPVVSSAALVSGLHLLKTNPEIVKRWSNEVQEGIQSRSALVQFHALALLHQIRQNDRLAVSKLVGSLTRGSVRSPLAQCLLIRYTSQVIRDMSNHGQSGERPFYEFLESCLRHKAEMVILEAARAITELDGVTSRELTPAITVLQLFLSSPRPVLRFAAVRTLNKVAMTHPMAVTNCNIDMESLISDQNRSIATLAITTLLKTGNESSVERLMKQITNFMSDIADEFKIVVVEAIRSLCVKFPLKYRSLMTFLSNILREEGGFEYKRAIVDSIVTIIRDIPDAKESGLLHLCEFIEDCEFTYLSTQILHFLGIEGPNTSDPSKYIRYIYNRVHLENATVRAAAVSTLAKFGFMVESLKPRITILLKRCIYDSDDEVRDRATLFLSVLGGDGTVDTDKDSTEFLFGSLEVPLVNMETSLKNYDPSEEAFDINSVPREVKSQPLAEKKAQGKKPTGLGAPPAAPASGFDGYERLLSSIPEFASFGKLFKSSSPVELTEAETEYAVNVVKHIFDNHVVFQYNCTNTIPEQLLERVNVIVDASEAEEFSELTSKALNSLPYDSPGQAFVAFEKPAGVPAVGKFSNTLTFVVKEVDPSTGEAEDDGVEDEYQLEDLEVVAADYMVKVSVSNFRNAWESMNEEDEHVDEYGLGQRESLGEAIKAVIDLLGMQPCEGTETVPSNARSHTCLLSGVYIGNVKVIVRAQFGMDSSKEIAMKLAVRAEDASVAEAIHDIVANG